One genomic region from Candidatus Nomurabacteria bacterium encodes:
- a CDS encoding nucleoside-diphosphate kinase, with protein MERTLVILKPDTIQRAIAGEIITRFERAGLKIVGMKMMIPEMELLKSHYPDDLIPIVGNKTKEDWDAYGVEYSETVEEIGDMIVDATRKFMRSAPVVAMVLEGGHAVEIVRKMVGKTGPKDSAPGTIRGDYAHLSLGRASLKKKGAANIVHASGSVSEAENEIKMWFEESELFTYTTVHEGLTQV; from the coding sequence ATGGAAAGAACTTTGGTGATACTAAAGCCAGATACAATTCAGCGGGCCATAGCTGGGGAGATTATTACTCGTTTTGAGAGGGCAGGCCTTAAGATTGTTGGCATGAAAATGATGATACCAGAGATGGAGTTATTAAAGTCACATTATCCGGATGACCTTATCCCAATTGTAGGTAATAAAACTAAAGAGGATTGGGATGCTTACGGTGTTGAGTACAGTGAAACTGTCGAGGAAATCGGTGATATGATAGTGGATGCTACACGTAAATTTATGAGAAGCGCTCCAGTTGTTGCTATGGTTCTTGAAGGCGGGCACGCCGTAGAAATTGTTAGAAAAATGGTTGGTAAGACTGGGCCAAAAGATTCTGCGCCAGGTACGATTAGGGGCGACTATGCGCATCTTAGCCTAGGACGGGCATCACTAAAGAAGAAAGGCGCCGCCAACATAGTTCATGCCTCCGGATCAGTTAGTGAGGCTGAAAATGAAATCAAAATGTGGTTTGAGGAATCAGAATTATTTACATACACGACGGTTCACGAGGGTCTAACTCAAGTCTAA
- a CDS encoding tyrosine-type recombinase/integrase: protein MKFSKAKDEFLEYLEIEQGRSLKTIHNYNHYLTRIEDYAGDINVKDINPEFVRKWRLWLNRLGTNVSDELQKNTINYHLIALRSFLKWCTKRNYDSMPADKIELAKSNRNEVSFLSIDELNKLFAQPNTSTLQGLRDRSILELLFSSGLRVSELTNLNKEHINLKTKEFTVRGKGQKDRPIFISDSASSWIDKYIETRNDTIPALFIGHSNKKPKVDRTGDYSRLTPRSIQRMVSKYALLAGITKHVSPHTLRHSFATDLLRNGADLRSVQAMLGHSNISTTQIYTHVTDPHLKNIHKRFHSKQNRQ from the coding sequence ATGAAATTCAGCAAAGCAAAAGATGAATTCCTAGAATACCTAGAGATTGAACAAGGACGTTCGTTAAAAACAATACACAATTACAACCATTATCTTACGCGCATTGAAGATTATGCTGGAGATATTAATGTTAAAGATATAAATCCAGAATTTGTCCGTAAGTGGCGCTTGTGGCTAAATAGACTAGGCACAAATGTAAGTGATGAATTACAAAAAAACACCATTAATTACCACTTAATTGCGCTGAGAAGTTTTTTAAAATGGTGTACGAAACGCAATTATGATTCGATGCCAGCGGATAAGATTGAACTTGCCAAAAGCAATAGAAACGAGGTTTCATTCTTATCAATCGATGAGTTGAATAAACTTTTTGCTCAGCCAAACACATCAACCCTACAGGGGTTGAGAGATCGTTCTATCCTAGAATTACTGTTTAGTAGTGGCTTACGCGTATCAGAACTCACAAACCTAAACAAGGAGCACATTAACCTTAAAACAAAAGAGTTTACTGTTCGAGGAAAAGGCCAGAAAGACCGACCAATATTTATTAGTGATAGCGCGTCAAGCTGGATAGACAAATACATAGAAACCAGGAATGATACAATCCCTGCACTATTTATCGGGCACAGTAATAAAAAACCAAAGGTAGACAGAACTGGCGATTATTCTCGATTAACACCCAGAAGTATCCAAAGAATGGTTTCTAAGTATGCTCTGCTGGCTGGAATAACCAAACATGTTTCACCGCACACTCTGAGACACAGCTTTGCTACGGACCTATTACGTAATGGCGCTGATTTACGTAGCGTGCAAGCAATGTTAGGCCACAGCAATATTTCCACCACACAAATCTACACCCATGTAACAGATCCACACCTAAAGAATATTCATAAGAGATTCCATTCTAAACAAAATAGACAGTAG
- a CDS encoding pilus assembly PilX N-terminal domain-containing protein, whose amino-acid sequence MSAKKMSRLQNNQEGLVSITVSLIIMIIITLVVSSFALIVRREQRRTLDRQLSQQAFYAAEAGIADAQSAIKAGLTDDITECSGPGSFSKVAETINDPSKPSPIYKSEISNNVSYSCVLIDQTLPDYRVDNLNPSDGSYVTSIDSSVNIGQLDISWQRNDNGQITSNPTDHTLVSGMSGPMLRVTIFPGFTKDVSGITQPLSKNDINQGSHTMFLYPNTEATGDNSITYLGSDGGINSTYPRQGQFVDGNCDSSTVDPDRYACNVSITGLGRTSYFVVVQPLYQSAKIIMTPKDSSGSTINLSGGQAEIDVTGKASDVLRRIQVRVPVDGGLSIGDFDGLFPDSAISTTDDLCKLLVLTGTSLNDQCDSSTSVTLTGVVPPPSPTPDPDPDPSGNADIGSCDGSPRQPSFCDDPGPPKLWGWTQSYSNWSDNPASEVDRCVWSWGDGHTTELTSGQKGCNYNDQMVHDYSSAGHQNLQDDIIRTNGAIGCRRYSVTLTVYFKPSTRKRPASKTNNREQVPYGTEGKRYCTGKYRLYTP is encoded by the coding sequence ATGAGCGCTAAGAAGATGAGTAGGTTGCAGAATAACCAAGAAGGCCTGGTATCAATAACGGTTTCGTTGATTATTATGATTATAATCACCTTGGTGGTTAGTAGCTTTGCGTTGATTGTTCGGCGCGAACAGCGTCGCACTCTAGATCGTCAACTTAGTCAGCAGGCCTTTTACGCCGCAGAGGCTGGTATTGCTGATGCCCAAAGTGCAATAAAAGCAGGCTTAACAGATGATATAACCGAATGTTCGGGGCCAGGAAGCTTTAGCAAAGTAGCAGAAACAATTAATGATCCTTCAAAACCAAGCCCAATATACAAAAGCGAAATTTCAAATAACGTAAGCTACTCTTGTGTGCTTATTGATCAAACCTTACCGGACTACAGGGTTGATAACCTTAATCCATCCGACGGTTCTTATGTCACAAGTATTGATTCGAGTGTTAATATTGGGCAATTGGATATTAGTTGGCAAAGAAATGATAACGGCCAAATAACCTCAAACCCAACTGATCATACGTTAGTTAGTGGCATGAGTGGCCCGATGTTGAGGGTTACGATTTTTCCAGGATTTACAAAAGATGTTAGTGGTATTACGCAGCCACTCTCAAAAAACGATATTAATCAAGGATCACATACAATGTTTTTATATCCTAATACAGAAGCAACGGGAGATAATAGTATTACTTACTTAGGTTCAGATGGTGGTATAAATTCAACCTATCCTAGGCAAGGACAGTTTGTTGACGGTAACTGTGATTCAAGTACTGTAGATCCTGATAGATATGCTTGTAACGTAAGTATTACAGGCTTGGGTCGCACATCGTATTTTGTGGTGGTTCAGCCTTTATATCAATCTGCTAAAATAATAATGACGCCCAAAGATAGTAGTGGTAGTACTATTAACTTATCTGGCGGACAGGCAGAAATTGACGTAACCGGCAAGGCCTCTGATGTGTTAAGGCGAATTCAGGTGCGAGTTCCAGTTGACGGAGGTCTAAGTATTGGGGATTTTGATGGCCTATTCCCAGACTCTGCCATCTCAACAACCGACGATCTATGCAAATTGCTGGTACTAACCGGAACAAGCCTTAATGATCAATGTGATAGTAGCACCTCTGTTACGCTTACGGGAGTAGTACCCCCGCCATCTCCTACGCCAGACCCAGACCCTGACCCAAGTGGTAATGCAGATATCGGATCGTGCGATGGCTCTCCTAGACAGCCTAGCTTTTGTGATGATCCTGGCCCTCCTAAGTTATGGGGCTGGACTCAATCATATTCTAATTGGTCTGATAATCCTGCATCAGAAGTAGATAGGTGTGTGTGGTCGTGGGGTGACGGGCATACAACAGAGCTCACTAGTGGGCAAAAAGGTTGCAATTATAATGATCAGATGGTGCATGATTATAGCAGTGCAGGACACCAAAATCTACAAGATGATATTATCAGGACAAATGGTGCCATTGGTTGCCGAAGGTATAGCGTAACACTAACAGTATATTTTAAGCCGTCTACTCGCAAAAGGCCTGCCTCTAAGACTAATAATAGGGAACAAGTTCCGTACGGTACTGAAGGTAAAAGATACTGTACTGGAAAATACAGATTATATACTCCATAA
- a CDS encoding type II secretion system protein yields the protein MLQKYKTKREEGFTIIEVLIVLAIAGLILLIVFLAIPALQRNSRNTQRKNDSAALASAYSEYVNNHGGSSPTTAANVTDNAKLGFYKTSGVTIRSLTSSSANPGAAPADTDSVVVIVNAKCDPTLGYSATNMAGMVSYAPRGGVVLFNSENSGSGSTTQCVSAG from the coding sequence ATGTTACAAAAATATAAAACTAAAAGAGAAGAAGGCTTCACTATAATCGAAGTTTTGATTGTGCTTGCCATTGCAGGTTTAATACTACTAATAGTGTTCTTGGCAATACCTGCACTACAACGGAACTCACGCAACACGCAACGAAAAAATGATTCTGCCGCATTGGCTAGTGCGTACTCAGAGTATGTCAACAATCACGGTGGATCATCGCCTACCACGGCAGCAAATGTAACAGATAATGCTAAATTGGGTTTTTATAAGACGTCAGGAGTAACAATCCGTTCGTTAACCAGTTCTTCGGCTAATCCTGGTGCTGCGCCCGCGGATACTGATTCAGTTGTAGTTATAGTTAATGCAAAATGTGATCCAACTCTAGGATATTCTGCAACAAATATGGCCGGTATGGTATCATACGCTCCTAGAGGTGGTGTAGTGCTGTTTAATTCTGAAAATTCAGGTTCTGGTTCGACCACGCAATGTGTGAGTGCAGGCTAA
- a CDS encoding type II secretion system protein: MRINKQNGFTIVELLIASAVFSFVILGASVAIIQISRLYYKGIIVSNTQTSAKAILDSITQAIQYESATIVGKDDASTVSLGDAPTTNHDVSVVCIGNNRFTFVKGVKQGSDTDNIKHAMWRDKIDNSGACSTGVPDLKSDPSAGHDMLSDNMRVSKLEVNALKDSVGNETGLYEVKLTVIYGDDDLIDGDKCKGQVAGSQWCSAVNYSTIVFKRIK; the protein is encoded by the coding sequence ATGAGAATCAATAAGCAAAACGGCTTTACTATAGTAGAACTCTTAATAGCGTCGGCTGTGTTTTCTTTTGTTATTTTGGGCGCCAGTGTGGCGATAATTCAGATTAGCCGGCTTTATTATAAAGGTATTATTGTTTCTAATACTCAAACATCTGCAAAAGCAATACTAGATTCAATAACCCAAGCAATCCAGTACGAAAGCGCTACCATCGTGGGTAAAGATGATGCTAGTACTGTATCCCTGGGGGATGCCCCAACTACTAATCATGATGTGTCTGTTGTGTGTATTGGCAATAATCGATTCACCTTCGTTAAAGGTGTAAAGCAGGGCTCAGATACAGATAATATTAAGCATGCGATGTGGCGAGATAAAATTGATAATTCTGGTGCTTGTAGTACGGGCGTACCAGATCTTAAAAGTGATCCTTCAGCAGGGCATGACATGCTATCAGACAACATGCGAGTATCTAAATTAGAGGTAAACGCTCTAAAAGACTCTGTCGGTAATGAAACAGGGCTGTATGAGGTTAAGCTAACAGTGATATATGGTGATGATGATTTGATAGATGGCGACAAATGCAAAGGTCAGGTTGCTGGTAGTCAGTGGTGTTCAGCGGTAAATTATTCAACAATAGTATTTAAAAGAATAAAATAA
- a CDS encoding type IV pilus twitching motility protein PilT: MEAQPRIEILLEEVVKKKASDLHLQVGMPPMLRIDGHLAPIPGTQPMSEEVVEGLVFAMLDDDQKQVLLKDKEFDFSFAFGDLGRFRVNAFHERGNLASALRLIPNEILTIEQLGLPNVVNKFAQYPRGLVLVTGPTGSGKSTSLAALLDKINSERADHIITIEDPIEFTHKSKKSLVVQREVHYDTYSFSAALRSALREDPDVVLIGEMRDLETIASAITIAETGHLVFATLHTNSASQSIDRMIDVFPPHQQPQVRAQLSNILMAICSQRLIPSIGGGRVAAAEVLVATPAVRNIIREGKTHQLEAVIQTGAEFGMQSMDKTLVGLIHAGTITYDEARNYAVDLDELDRLMRS; encoded by the coding sequence ATGGAAGCACAGCCAAGAATAGAAATACTACTAGAAGAAGTCGTCAAGAAGAAGGCTTCAGATTTACATTTGCAAGTAGGAATGCCACCAATGCTTCGTATTGATGGTCACCTTGCACCTATTCCTGGTACTCAGCCTATGTCTGAGGAGGTTGTGGAGGGCTTAGTTTTTGCAATGTTGGATGACGACCAAAAGCAAGTTCTTCTTAAAGACAAAGAGTTTGATTTCAGCTTTGCCTTCGGCGATTTGGGTCGTTTCCGTGTTAATGCATTCCACGAAAGAGGCAATCTAGCCTCTGCTTTGCGTTTGATACCGAATGAGATATTGACTATCGAGCAACTAGGATTACCAAATGTAGTCAACAAGTTTGCGCAGTATCCAAGAGGTCTTGTGTTGGTTACAGGGCCAACGGGATCAGGCAAATCAACATCGCTCGCCGCCTTACTTGATAAAATCAACTCCGAGCGGGCAGACCATATTATTACCATTGAAGACCCAATCGAGTTTACGCATAAGTCAAAAAAATCATTGGTTGTTCAAAGAGAAGTTCATTACGATACATATTCATTCTCGGCAGCTCTTCGTAGTGCTTTGCGTGAAGACCCTGATGTTGTGCTTATCGGAGAAATGCGTGACTTAGAAACAATTGCCTCAGCAATTACAATTGCCGAAACCGGCCACCTAGTTTTTGCTACGCTCCATACTAACTCAGCATCTCAGAGTATCGATCGTATGATAGACGTCTTTCCGCCACATCAACAGCCTCAGGTTAGAGCTCAGCTATCAAATATTTTAATGGCCATTTGTTCACAGCGTCTGATACCGTCTATTGGTGGAGGTCGGGTGGCTGCCGCCGAGGTGTTGGTGGCTACTCCTGCAGTACGCAATATTATTCGAGAAGGCAAAACTCACCAACTTGAGGCGGTTATTCAAACTGGGGCAGAATTTGGTATGCAGTCTATGGATAAAACACTTGTTGGCTTAATTCATGCTGGTACAATTACCTATGACGAAGCACGTAACTATGCTGTTGATTTAGATGAACTAGATAGGTTAATGAGGAGTTAA
- a CDS encoding transposase has product MPSRNVIKIDIADGYYHVYARGHSKSEIFIDDADYNYFTKLFARYLSKKPTLDKHQVSYPHLYGRLDLLCYCLMRNHFHLLLYQHEEGAMQKLMRGVMGSYSRYFNNKYNRTGSLFESRYKASLIASQQYVEHISRYIHLNRKQWQTTPYSSIGYYLSGQKAEWVHPDAVLAMFNNDREEYKKFLADYVDYKDKLDEIKYELANTIL; this is encoded by the coding sequence ATGCCAAGCCGTAACGTTATTAAAATCGATATAGCTGACGGTTACTATCACGTCTATGCGCGAGGGCACAGCAAATCAGAAATTTTCATTGATGACGCTGATTACAATTATTTCACAAAACTTTTTGCGCGCTACTTATCAAAAAAACCAACCCTCGATAAACATCAGGTATCATATCCACATCTGTATGGTCGTTTGGATTTACTATGCTACTGCCTGATGCGTAATCATTTTCACTTATTACTTTATCAGCACGAAGAAGGCGCAATGCAGAAGCTTATGCGAGGCGTAATGGGTAGCTACTCACGTTACTTTAATAACAAATACAACAGAACTGGATCATTGTTTGAGAGTCGTTATAAGGCTTCTTTAATAGCTAGCCAACAATATGTAGAGCATATCTCGCGCTATATACACCTCAACCGTAAGCAATGGCAGACTACACCCTACAGTAGCATCGGGTACTATTTATCTGGTCAAAAAGCAGAGTGGGTTCATCCAGATGCTGTTTTGGCTATGTTTAACAACGATAGGGAAGAATACAAAAAATTTCTAGCAGACTACGTGGATTACAAGGACAAGCTTGACGAAATAAAGTACGAACTGGCAAATACTATACTATAA
- a CDS encoding type II secretion system F family protein, with translation MQSFKYQARDPATGKKISSEVQADSIQSASRLIKQQGLTVIDVTPSSESSNGILNRITNRITTKDKVLFSRQLSTLINAGLPLVQSLRNVSSQTQNKALQAIIGKIIVDIEAGSAFSVALSKYPKVFNEVFVSLVAAGEVSGTLDKALERIANQQEKDAEIISKIRGAMVYPAIVIVVMIAVVGFMIVTVMPQVEKIYADLPGANLPLITKILLAVSNFTIKYWYIVLIVLALSIFFTTRWARTMGGKEAIDKAKMKLPVFGPLFMKVYMARITRTGTTLVASGVPLIQMLEIVARAVDNVHIERSVRKAIDKVKGGKSLSDALRGDPNFLSLVPDMIHIGEESGSLEDMLAKTADYYEKEVDNQIKTISTIIEPILMVLLGIVAFTIVAAVLLPVYGLVNQTNIV, from the coding sequence GTGCAGTCTTTTAAATATCAAGCGCGAGACCCAGCTACAGGCAAAAAAATATCCTCAGAGGTTCAGGCAGATAGCATTCAATCGGCCTCAAGGTTAATAAAACAACAAGGCCTGACGGTTATTGACGTCACGCCAAGTAGCGAATCCAGCAACGGCATATTAAACAGGATAACTAACCGAATTACCACCAAAGACAAGGTTTTATTCTCTCGGCAACTATCAACTTTAATCAATGCTGGGTTGCCACTGGTTCAGTCTCTGCGCAATGTTTCTAGCCAAACTCAAAACAAGGCTCTGCAAGCTATTATCGGCAAGATTATTGTTGATATAGAGGCTGGTAGTGCATTTTCTGTAGCACTTAGCAAGTATCCAAAAGTATTTAACGAAGTTTTTGTTAGCTTAGTGGCGGCTGGTGAAGTATCTGGTACGCTAGATAAAGCGCTAGAGCGTATTGCCAACCAGCAAGAAAAAGATGCCGAAATCATCAGTAAAATCCGTGGGGCAATGGTCTATCCAGCAATTGTTATCGTAGTGATGATTGCGGTTGTAGGCTTTATGATTGTAACGGTCATGCCTCAAGTAGAAAAGATCTACGCCGACTTACCGGGAGCTAACCTGCCATTGATCACCAAAATATTATTGGCAGTATCTAATTTTACAATTAAATACTGGTATATCGTTTTAATTGTTTTGGCGTTGTCGATATTCTTTACTACCCGTTGGGCAAGAACCATGGGGGGCAAAGAGGCTATTGATAAAGCAAAGATGAAGTTGCCAGTTTTTGGGCCGTTATTCATGAAGGTATACATGGCGCGTATTACGCGCACAGGTACTACATTGGTAGCTAGTGGCGTGCCACTTATTCAAATGCTCGAAATAGTTGCTAGAGCGGTAGATAACGTGCATATTGAGCGGTCTGTCAGAAAGGCCATAGACAAAGTTAAGGGTGGTAAGTCGTTATCTGATGCTCTCCGTGGCGATCCAAACTTCTTAAGCTTGGTGCCAGACATGATTCATATTGGCGAAGAATCTGGCTCTTTGGAGGATATGCTAGCCAAAACCGCCGACTATTACGAAAAAGAGGTAGATAACCAAATTAAGACCATCTCCACAATTATTGAGCCTATTTTGATGGTTCTACTAGGTATTGTTGCGTTTACTATCGTCGCCGCGGTGTTGTTGCCAGTGTATGGTTTGGTTAACCAAACCAATATTGTTTAA
- a CDS encoding prepilin peptidase yields MIVLILFVFGLIFGSFVNAYVWRFKKRKNWVSERSICPNCKHVLRAKDLVPVLSWLSLRGKCRYCKKPISAQYPAVELFTALLFALSYAFWPYSLTLLGWLAFISWLGCLVVFMALLVYDLKWKLLPNKMVLPLTILASILVTLLAILNSSWLGLFWSVVSGLVFFAIFWVLFQFSDGRWIGGGDVKMSYALGLIAGSIINVFLLIFLASVIGTFLVLPLLVSKKLNARSKIPFGPLLIIATIIVFLFGSQMIDWYTKTFLFMG; encoded by the coding sequence ATGATTGTGCTTATCTTATTTGTTTTTGGGCTTATTTTTGGTAGCTTTGTTAATGCCTACGTTTGGCGGTTCAAAAAGCGTAAAAACTGGGTGAGCGAGCGTTCTATTTGTCCAAATTGCAAACATGTTTTACGGGCTAAAGACTTAGTGCCAGTGCTTAGCTGGTTGAGTTTGAGGGGCAAGTGCCGTTATTGTAAAAAACCTATATCGGCTCAATATCCTGCTGTTGAGTTATTTACTGCGCTATTGTTTGCATTGTCTTATGCTTTTTGGCCATACTCACTAACATTGCTAGGCTGGCTGGCCTTTATATCGTGGCTGGGCTGTTTGGTAGTCTTTATGGCACTACTTGTCTATGACCTTAAATGGAAGTTGCTACCCAACAAGATGGTCTTGCCCTTAACTATTTTGGCTAGCATTTTGGTTACCTTATTGGCAATCTTAAACAGCAGTTGGCTAGGGTTATTTTGGTCAGTTGTGTCTGGTTTGGTGTTTTTTGCTATTTTCTGGGTATTGTTTCAGTTTTCAGATGGCAGGTGGATTGGCGGGGGTGATGTTAAGATGTCTTACGCACTAGGGCTTATAGCAGGGTCTATTATTAATGTTTTCTTGTTGATTTTTTTGGCATCGGTTATCGGTACATTTTTAGTATTGCCACTACTGGTTAGTAAAAAATTGAATGCACGGTCTAAAATCCCATTTGGTCCACTGTTGATAATTGCAACAATAATTGTTTTTTTATTTGGCAGTCAGATGATAGATTGGTATACCAAAACCTTTTTGTTCATGGGTTAG